The following are from one region of the Mycolicibacterium diernhoferi genome:
- a CDS encoding PE-PPE domain-containing protein produces the protein MRTLSVPRFMPYLSRTANVAVVFVAIGVLVFLSSIGAGVRLMAGTLLVMGGNSNPTSVGMEHGLGGSPLPPGTPNNTGFPSGVPGKGYFDPNNPDSPYFGYDYQPVAWPSQLPLTTGWDGKTTFEQSQRGGLTALQTAIDAALQTGEPVTVVGYSSSANVVVRELRHLKSVGSPDADKLTFIMVAGMNRPNGGLAQRFPGLFVPFFGIRLDGSTPTDTQYETLDISWEYDTISDFPNYPLNLLATLNALMGFTLHINYLPAGLDAPRARPDYKDPDSNITYVTLAAPYLPLLLPLRLLGVPKPLIDLVEPALKVLVDLGYNRAINPGTPTPASLLPTPQRLLALPFELLNAIGVGIRHALNPNWDRVAPSNPEVEAGLTAMAALSTSDDDAADLRPAAVAADVTGPGGAGGVDSEPAITEVTAGPAETTEITEAAEVVAETPEVTEEADITDEQPIAAELESELPEATPITTRQRSREADADLGADDLAAEDDDGPAEVRRGTEPAGGTAPRGTSGADSTDSSGDSESAGGADSNDKAA, from the coding sequence ATGCGCACGTTATCGGTGCCGCGGTTCATGCCGTATCTGTCACGCACGGCAAACGTCGCGGTGGTTTTCGTCGCCATCGGCGTGTTGGTGTTCTTGTCCAGCATCGGCGCCGGCGTGCGCCTGATGGCCGGAACGCTGCTGGTGATGGGCGGGAACAGCAATCCCACCAGTGTGGGCATGGAGCATGGCCTCGGCGGTAGTCCGCTGCCACCCGGCACCCCCAACAACACCGGATTCCCGTCCGGGGTGCCCGGCAAGGGCTATTTCGACCCGAACAATCCGGACTCACCGTACTTCGGCTACGACTATCAGCCGGTGGCGTGGCCGTCCCAACTTCCGCTCACCACCGGCTGGGACGGTAAGACCACCTTCGAGCAATCCCAACGCGGCGGCCTCACCGCACTGCAGACCGCGATCGACGCCGCGCTGCAGACCGGCGAACCTGTGACCGTGGTGGGCTACTCATCGAGTGCCAATGTCGTCGTCCGCGAGTTGCGGCATCTGAAGTCGGTCGGCTCCCCGGACGCCGACAAGCTGACCTTCATCATGGTCGCCGGCATGAACCGGCCCAACGGCGGTCTGGCACAACGCTTCCCAGGGCTGTTCGTGCCGTTCTTCGGCATCAGACTCGACGGCTCCACACCCACCGACACCCAGTACGAAACGCTGGATATCAGTTGGGAATACGACACGATCTCGGACTTCCCCAACTACCCGCTCAATCTGCTGGCGACGCTGAACGCGCTCATGGGGTTCACGCTGCACATCAACTATCTGCCGGCCGGCCTGGACGCCCCGCGGGCCCGCCCGGATTACAAGGACCCCGACAGCAACATCACCTACGTCACGCTCGCCGCACCGTATCTGCCGCTGCTGTTGCCGCTGCGCCTGCTCGGGGTGCCCAAGCCGTTGATCGACCTGGTCGAACCGGCGCTGAAGGTGCTCGTCGATCTGGGGTATAACCGGGCCATCAATCCGGGCACCCCCACCCCGGCCTCGCTGTTGCCGACACCGCAGCGACTGCTCGCGCTGCCGTTCGAACTGCTCAACGCCATCGGGGTCGGGATCCGGCACGCTCTGAACCCGAACTGGGATCGGGTCGCCCCGTCGAACCCCGAGGTCGAGGCGGGTCTGACCGCGATGGCGGCGCTGTCCACGTCGGACGACGACGCCGCCGATCTGCGGCCGGCGGCGGTGGCTGCCGACGTCACCGGTCCGGGCGGGGCCGGCGGCGTGGACAGCGAGCCTGCCATCACCGAAGTCACCGCAGGTCCCGCTGAAACCACGGAAATCACGGAAGCCGCCGAAGTGGTCGCCGAAACCCCCGAGGTCACCGAAGAGGCCGACATCACCGACGAGCAGCCGATCGCCGCGGAACTCGAATCCGAACTGCCGGAGGCCACCCCGATCACCACGCGCCAGCGCTCCCGCGAGGCCGACGCCGACCTCGGCGCGGACGATCTGGCGGCCGAGGACGATGACGGCCCGGCCGAGGTGCGGCGTGGCACGGAGCCGGCCGGCGGGACCGCACCGCGGGGCACCAG
- a CDS encoding MmcQ/YjbR family DNA-binding protein yields MPHPVMFSDDDFGLAEVRARALDFPGAFEKIAWGRPVFCATKMFAIYGGNLKSPDGMVPYPYSLLVKVDESDRRALEQDARFYFPAYLGPFGWLGLDLTAAKVDWDEVIELLDASYRMVAQKRLIKELDAR; encoded by the coding sequence GTGCCGCACCCGGTGATGTTCTCCGACGATGATTTCGGCCTGGCCGAGGTGCGTGCCCGGGCACTGGATTTCCCCGGGGCGTTCGAGAAGATCGCCTGGGGCCGGCCGGTGTTCTGCGCGACGAAGATGTTCGCGATCTACGGCGGCAATCTCAAGAGTCCCGACGGGATGGTGCCCTATCCCTACTCCTTGCTGGTCAAGGTCGACGAATCCGACCGCCGGGCACTGGAGCAGGACGCGCGGTTCTATTTTCCCGCCTACCTGGGGCCGTTCGGCTGGCTGGGCCTGGACCTGACCGCAGCGAAGGTGGACTGGGACGAGGTCATCGAGTTACTCGACGCGTCCTACCGGATGGTGGCCCAGAAGAGACTGATCAAGGAACTCGACGCGCGGTAG